In a genomic window of Streptomyces roseoviridis:
- a CDS encoding AMP-dependent synthetase/ligase yields the protein MREFSLPALYEVPTDGNLTDLIRRNASQHPDVAVMGRKVAGVWTDVTAQQFLAEVRGAAKGLIAAGVEPGDRVALLSRTRYEWVLLDFAIWSAGAVTVPVYETSSPEQIQWILGDSGASLALVETAAHETSVESVRANLPALKGVRQIEADAIARLTAEGADVSDELLDQRMSSAHADDPATIVYTSGTTGRPKGCVLTHRAFFAECGNVVERLKPLFRTGECSVLLFLPAAHVFGRLVEVASVMAPIKLGCLPDIKNLTDELAAFRPTLILGVPRVFEKVYNSARAKAQADGKGRIFDKAAHTAIAYSRALSTPQGPSFGLRLKHKVFDKLVFSKLRAVLGGRGEYAISGGAPLGERLGHFFRGIGFTVLEGYGLTESCAATAFNPWDRQKIGTVGQPLPGSVVRIADDGEVLLHGEHIFSGYWNNEAATAEALADGWFHTGDIGTLDEDGYLAITGRKKEILVTAGGKNVAPAVIEDRIRAHALVAECMVVGDGRPFVGALVTIDEEFLGRWAAEHGKPAGSTAATLREDPELMAEVQRAVDDGNAAVSKAESVRKFRILSAQFTEEAGHITPSLKLKRNVVAKDFADEIEAIYRA from the coding sequence TTGCGCGAGTTCAGCCTTCCGGCCCTGTACGAGGTCCCCACGGACGGCAACCTGACGGATCTCATCCGCCGCAACGCCTCCCAGCACCCAGACGTCGCCGTGATGGGGCGCAAGGTGGCCGGTGTCTGGACGGACGTCACCGCGCAGCAGTTCCTCGCCGAGGTCCGCGGGGCGGCCAAGGGTCTGATCGCCGCCGGCGTGGAGCCGGGCGACCGGGTCGCGCTGCTGTCCCGGACGCGCTACGAGTGGGTGCTCCTGGACTTCGCGATCTGGAGCGCGGGCGCGGTGACCGTGCCGGTCTACGAGACGAGCTCGCCGGAACAGATCCAGTGGATCCTCGGCGACTCGGGCGCCTCGCTGGCCCTCGTGGAGACCGCGGCGCACGAGACCTCGGTGGAGTCGGTACGGGCGAACCTGCCGGCCCTGAAGGGCGTCCGGCAGATCGAGGCGGACGCGATCGCGCGCCTCACCGCCGAGGGCGCGGACGTCTCCGACGAACTGCTCGACCAGCGGATGTCCTCGGCGCACGCGGACGACCCGGCGACCATCGTCTACACCTCGGGCACCACCGGCCGCCCCAAGGGCTGTGTGCTGACCCACCGGGCCTTCTTCGCCGAGTGCGGCAACGTGGTCGAGCGGCTGAAGCCGCTGTTCCGCACGGGCGAGTGCTCGGTGCTGCTCTTCCTGCCGGCGGCGCACGTCTTCGGGCGGCTCGTCGAGGTCGCCTCGGTGATGGCGCCGATCAAGCTGGGCTGTCTGCCCGACATCAAGAACCTCACCGACGAGCTGGCGGCCTTCCGGCCGACGCTGATCCTCGGTGTGCCGCGGGTCTTCGAGAAGGTCTACAACTCGGCCCGGGCGAAGGCGCAGGCGGACGGCAAGGGCAGGATCTTCGACAAGGCGGCGCACACGGCGATCGCGTACAGCCGGGCGCTGAGCACCCCGCAGGGGCCGTCCTTCGGTCTGCGGCTGAAGCACAAGGTCTTCGACAAGCTGGTCTTCTCAAAGCTGCGGGCGGTGCTCGGCGGGCGCGGCGAGTACGCGATCTCCGGCGGCGCGCCGCTGGGCGAGCGGCTCGGCCACTTCTTCCGCGGCATCGGCTTCACCGTCCTGGAGGGCTACGGCCTGACGGAGTCCTGCGCGGCGACCGCGTTCAACCCGTGGGACCGGCAGAAGATCGGCACGGTCGGGCAGCCGCTGCCGGGTTCGGTGGTGCGGATCGCCGACGACGGCGAGGTGCTGCTGCACGGCGAGCACATCTTCTCCGGCTACTGGAACAACGAGGCGGCGACGGCGGAGGCGCTGGCGGACGGCTGGTTCCACACCGGTGACATCGGCACCCTGGACGAGGACGGCTACCTCGCCATCACGGGCCGCAAGAAGGAGATCCTGGTGACGGCGGGCGGCAAGAACGTCGCCCCGGCGGTCATCGAGGACCGCATCCGGGCGCACGCGCTGGTCGCCGAGTGCATGGTGGTCGGCGACGGGCGGCCGTTCGTGGGCGCGCTCGTCACGATCGACGAGGAGTTCCTGGGCCGCTGGGCGGCGGAGCACGGCAAGCCGGCCGGCTCGACGGCGGCGACGCTGCGGGAGGACCCGGAGCTGATGGCGGAGGTCCAGCGGGCGGTGGACGACGGCAACGCGGCGGTCTCGAAGGCGGAGTCGGTCCGGAAGTTCCGTATCCTGTCCGCGCAGTTCACGGAGGAGGCGGGGCACATCACCCCGTCCCTGAAGCTGAAGCGCAACGTGGTGGCGAAGGACTTCGCCGACGAGATCGAGGCGATCTACCGGGCCTGA